A genome region from Microbacterium sp. CGR2 includes the following:
- the sucD gene encoding succinate--CoA ligase subunit alpha codes for MSIYLNKDSKVIVQGITGGEGTKHTALMLKAGTQVVGGVNARKAGTSVAHTDKDGNAVELPVFGSVAEAMKETGADVSIAFVPGAFTKDAMVEAIDAEIPLLVVITEGVPVGDSAEAWAYAQSKGNKTRIIGPNCPGIITPGEALVGITPANITGKGPIGLVSKSGTLTYQMMFELRDLGFSTAIGIGGDPVIGTTHIDALAAFEADPETKAIVMIGEIGGDAEERAAEYIKANVTKPVVGYVAGFTAPEGKTMGHAGAIVSGSAGTAQAKKEALEAAGVKVGKTPSETADLMRAIVEAL; via the coding sequence ATGTCGATCTACCTCAACAAGGACTCCAAGGTCATCGTCCAGGGCATCACCGGCGGCGAAGGCACCAAGCACACGGCACTCATGCTGAAGGCCGGCACCCAGGTCGTCGGCGGCGTCAACGCCCGCAAGGCCGGCACCTCGGTCGCGCACACCGACAAGGACGGCAACGCCGTAGAACTCCCCGTCTTCGGCTCCGTCGCCGAGGCAATGAAGGAGACCGGCGCAGACGTGTCGATCGCTTTCGTCCCCGGCGCGTTCACGAAGGACGCGATGGTCGAGGCCATCGACGCCGAGATCCCGCTGCTCGTCGTGATCACCGAGGGCGTGCCGGTGGGCGACTCGGCCGAAGCGTGGGCCTACGCCCAGAGCAAGGGCAACAAGACCCGCATCATCGGACCGAACTGCCCCGGCATCATCACCCCGGGTGAGGCGCTCGTCGGCATCACGCCCGCGAACATCACCGGCAAGGGGCCGATCGGCCTGGTCTCGAAGTCGGGAACCCTGACCTACCAGATGATGTTCGAGCTGCGCGACCTGGGCTTCTCGACCGCCATCGGCATCGGCGGCGACCCGGTCATCGGCACCACCCACATCGACGCGCTCGCCGCCTTCGAGGCTGACCCCGAGACCAAGGCGATCGTCATGATCGGTGAGATCGGTGGAGACGCCGAAGAGCGTGCGGCCGAGTACATCAAGGCGAACGTCACCAAGCCCGTCGTCGGCTACGTCGCAGGCTTCACGGCTCCCGAGGGTAAGACCATGGGCCACGCGGGCGCCATCGTCTCCGGTTCGGCCGGCACCGCGCAGGCCAAGAAGGAGGCCCTCGAGGCCGCGGGCGTCAAGGTCGGCAAGACGCCGTCCGAGACGGCTGACCTCATGCGTGCCATCGTCGAGGCGCTCTGA
- a CDS encoding NCS2 family permease has protein sequence MTTAPSPNTASTEPTNALDRFFEISKRGSTVGTEIRGGLVTFVTMAYIVILNPIILSGTPDVAGDVLAFNAVGAATALTAGVMTILFGLVTRLPFGFAAGLGINAFVAFSVVGQVTWPEAMALVMINGVIIVLLAATGLRKAIFDAVPFQLKIAITVGIGLFIAFIGFVNSGFVTATGASSPPVGLGVNGSIATVPSLLFVITLLLTGILVALRVKGGMLIGLVAGTVLAVIVEAIWHIGPRGFDDEGNVVNPGGWGLTVPALTGSPVSVPDLSLVGAVDFTFDLSKVSLVAIVMIVFTLLFTNFFDAMGTMTGLAKEANLADDNGDFPRIKSALIVEGVGAIAGGATSSSSSTVFIESGAGIGEGARTGLANVVTGVVFLIAMFLTPLTSIVPTEIAAAALIIVGAMMMAQIRHIDFTDFRVLLPVFLTVSVMPLTYSIANGIGAGFVSWVLIHAFSGKAKSISPLLWVVGAGFLIFFARGPIESIFGVGI, from the coding sequence ATGACAACTGCCCCGTCGCCCAATACGGCGTCCACCGAGCCCACGAACGCGCTGGATCGCTTCTTCGAGATCAGCAAACGCGGATCCACCGTCGGCACCGAGATCCGAGGCGGACTGGTGACCTTCGTCACCATGGCCTACATCGTGATCCTGAACCCGATCATCCTGTCGGGCACACCCGATGTCGCCGGCGACGTGCTGGCGTTCAACGCCGTCGGAGCGGCGACCGCCCTCACCGCGGGTGTGATGACCATCCTGTTCGGGCTCGTCACGCGTCTGCCCTTCGGCTTCGCGGCCGGCCTCGGCATCAACGCCTTCGTCGCCTTCTCGGTGGTCGGTCAGGTCACCTGGCCGGAGGCCATGGCGCTCGTCATGATCAACGGTGTCATCATCGTGCTGCTCGCCGCCACCGGCCTGCGGAAGGCGATCTTCGACGCGGTGCCCTTCCAGCTGAAGATCGCGATCACGGTCGGCATCGGACTCTTCATCGCCTTCATCGGTTTCGTGAACTCCGGCTTCGTCACCGCGACCGGCGCGTCGTCTCCCCCGGTCGGGCTCGGCGTCAACGGCTCGATCGCGACCGTGCCGAGCCTGCTGTTCGTCATCACGCTGCTCCTGACCGGCATTCTCGTGGCGCTCCGCGTCAAGGGCGGCATGCTGATCGGCCTGGTCGCCGGCACGGTGCTGGCGGTCATCGTCGAGGCGATCTGGCACATCGGACCGCGTGGGTTCGATGACGAGGGCAACGTGGTCAACCCGGGCGGCTGGGGACTCACCGTTCCCGCGCTCACCGGGTCACCGGTCAGCGTCCCCGACCTCAGCCTCGTCGGCGCCGTCGACTTCACCTTCGATCTGAGCAAGGTCAGTCTCGTCGCCATCGTGATGATCGTCTTCACCCTGCTGTTCACGAACTTCTTCGATGCGATGGGCACCATGACGGGTCTTGCCAAAGAGGCGAACCTCGCGGATGACAACGGCGACTTCCCCCGCATCAAGTCGGCTCTGATCGTCGAGGGTGTCGGAGCGATCGCCGGTGGTGCCACCTCGTCGTCGTCGAGCACGGTCTTCATCGAGTCGGGAGCAGGCATCGGCGAGGGCGCGCGCACGGGTCTCGCGAACGTCGTCACGGGCGTCGTGTTCCTCATCGCGATGTTCCTGACGCCCCTCACATCGATCGTCCCGACCGAGATCGCCGCGGCCGCACTGATCATCGTCGGCGCCATGATGATGGCGCAGATCCGCCACATCGACTTCACCGACTTCCGTGTGCTGCTGCCGGTGTTCCTCACCGTGTCGGTGATGCCGCTGACGTACTCGATCGCCAACGGCATCGGCGCGGGCTTCGTGAGCTGGGTGCTCATCCACGCGTTCTCCGGCAAGGCCAAGAGCATCAGCCCGTTGCTCTGGGTCGTCGGAGCCGGGTTCCTGATCTTCTTCGCACGAGGTCCGATCGAGTCGATCTTCGGCGTCGGCATCTGA
- a CDS encoding VOC family protein, whose amino-acid sequence MEITSFYPVLMVDDVAEAARFYREELGFETTFEADWYVSLRFDGGELAVLDRRHETIPEGFREPVQGLLLNVEVTDASAEHARLVGERALPERLPLRDEAFGQRHFIVEAPGGVLIDVIEPIEPAPEFAEAYAG is encoded by the coding sequence ATGGAGATCACGAGTTTCTACCCGGTCCTGATGGTGGACGACGTCGCCGAGGCTGCGCGGTTCTACCGCGAGGAGCTGGGCTTCGAGACGACCTTCGAGGCGGACTGGTACGTGAGCCTGCGCTTCGACGGCGGCGAGCTGGCAGTGCTCGACCGTCGCCACGAGACGATCCCGGAGGGGTTCCGGGAACCGGTGCAGGGGTTGCTGTTGAACGTCGAAGTGACCGATGCATCGGCGGAACATGCGCGCCTCGTGGGGGAGCGGGCGCTGCCCGAACGGCTCCCGCTGCGGGACGAGGCGTTCGGCCAACGCCACTTCATCGTGGAGGCGCCGGGTGGGGTCCTGATCGACGTGATCGAGCCGATCGAACCGGCTCCCGAGTTCGCCGAGGCCTACGCGGGCTGA
- a CDS encoding DUF6350 family protein, whose amino-acid sequence MQRLLVALLAAFDAAIAAAVGLAVLLAPLTLLWTLAFGIDADWGALWPLTGTLWEFGHGVPLEVVIPDALVVALSIPPAAVTFVVSVAPLAFLLFTLLFAARSGARAAKAGAWLLGVLSGSAVFALIAAAVALTAGLEAASTPLPAAILLPAVVYLLGAVCGAVRIAWEDGDGGLLDRLHDLLDAREDWAPVPSAIVRGAAFTLVAVAGAAALGVAVMVATRGGEVVALFQAARVDVLGLTVMTLAQIAYLPTLVVWAASWIAGPGFAVGAGTAVSPAGTQLGVVPGIPIFGLVPENSSIWMLIVVLIPIGAGAFAGWAVRSRLVWEGTPLRMAQRAVIAVGIAALTAGVAGVAALLANGSIGPGRLAVVGPAAVPFALALGGEVLLGAAILLLSPRNRDELAEERTDRWVAEMAESDLDGGDLPASGLPATDEGTPDRRPGVPGVTPGAEADAGRAGR is encoded by the coding sequence ATGCAACGCCTCCTCGTCGCGCTCCTCGCCGCCTTCGACGCCGCCATCGCGGCGGCTGTCGGGCTGGCTGTGCTTCTGGCGCCGTTGACGCTGCTGTGGACGCTCGCCTTCGGAATCGACGCCGACTGGGGTGCGCTCTGGCCGCTGACGGGAACGCTGTGGGAGTTCGGCCACGGCGTCCCCCTCGAGGTCGTGATCCCCGACGCGCTCGTGGTCGCGCTGAGCATTCCTCCCGCCGCGGTCACGTTCGTGGTTTCCGTCGCACCGCTCGCGTTCCTTCTCTTCACCCTGTTGTTCGCCGCGCGCTCCGGAGCGCGGGCAGCGAAGGCAGGCGCATGGTTGCTCGGGGTGCTCTCCGGGTCCGCGGTGTTCGCCCTCATCGCGGCCGCCGTCGCTCTGACCGCGGGACTCGAGGCCGCTTCGACTCCGCTGCCCGCGGCCATCCTGCTGCCCGCGGTCGTGTATCTGCTCGGCGCTGTCTGCGGCGCGGTGCGGATCGCTTGGGAAGACGGGGACGGCGGTCTCCTCGACCGCCTGCACGACCTTCTGGATGCGCGCGAGGATTGGGCGCCGGTCCCGTCGGCCATCGTCCGTGGCGCGGCGTTCACGTTGGTCGCGGTGGCCGGTGCGGCAGCACTCGGTGTCGCGGTGATGGTCGCGACTCGCGGGGGAGAGGTCGTCGCCCTGTTCCAGGCGGCGCGTGTCGACGTGCTCGGCCTCACGGTCATGACCCTGGCTCAGATCGCCTACCTCCCCACACTCGTCGTGTGGGCGGCATCCTGGATCGCCGGCCCCGGCTTCGCGGTCGGCGCCGGCACCGCGGTCTCCCCGGCGGGCACACAGCTCGGTGTCGTGCCCGGCATCCCGATCTTCGGACTGGTGCCGGAGAACAGCTCGATCTGGATGCTGATCGTCGTGCTCATCCCCATCGGAGCCGGTGCCTTCGCCGGATGGGCGGTGCGCTCGCGCCTGGTGTGGGAGGGGACCCCGCTCAGAATGGCGCAGCGCGCCGTCATCGCGGTCGGTATCGCCGCGCTGACTGCGGGCGTCGCGGGAGTCGCCGCGCTGCTCGCGAACGGTTCGATCGGGCCAGGACGCCTGGCTGTCGTCGGGCCGGCCGCCGTGCCGTTCGCCCTCGCCCTCGGTGGGGAGGTGCTGCTGGGAGCGGCCATCCTGCTGCTCTCGCCTCGCAACCGCGACGAGCTCGCCGAAGAACGGACGGACCGGTGGGTCGCCGAGATGGCGGAATCCGACCTCGACGGAGGAGATCTGCCAGCATCCGGCCTGCCGGCGACCGACGAGGGAACACCTGATCGCCGGCCAGGGGTGCCAGGCGTCACACCGGGCGCGGAAGCGGATGCCGGACGGGCCGGCCGCTGA
- the sucC gene encoding ADP-forming succinate--CoA ligase subunit beta → MDLYEYQARDVFEKYGVPVLAGIVADTPEEVRAAAEKIGGVVVVKAQVKTGGRGKAGGVKVAKTPDEAYEAAKAILGLDIKGHVVKRVMVAQGARIAEEFYFSVLLDRANRSYLSLCSVEGGMEIEQLAVEKPEALARVEVNPLTGIDKDKAVEIARAANFPEDLVEKVSDVFVKLYEVYKGEDATLVEVNPLVRTEDGDIIALDGKVTLDENASEIRHPEHEALEDKDAADPLEAKAKASGLNYVKLDGQVGIIGNGAGLVMSTLDVVAYAGEAHGGVKPANFLDIGGGASAEVMAAGLDVILGDPQVKSVFVNVFGGITACDAVANGIKGALETLGATASKPLVVRLDGNRVDEGRAILADYAHPLVTLAATMDEGADKAAELANA, encoded by the coding sequence GTGGATCTGTACGAGTACCAGGCACGAGACGTTTTCGAGAAGTACGGAGTGCCGGTCCTCGCCGGCATCGTCGCGGACACCCCCGAGGAGGTGAGGGCGGCAGCCGAGAAGATCGGCGGCGTGGTGGTCGTCAAGGCCCAGGTCAAGACCGGCGGTCGTGGCAAGGCCGGCGGCGTCAAGGTCGCGAAGACTCCCGACGAGGCGTACGAGGCGGCGAAGGCCATCCTCGGTCTCGACATCAAGGGGCACGTGGTCAAGCGCGTCATGGTCGCGCAGGGTGCGCGCATCGCCGAGGAGTTCTACTTCTCCGTGCTCCTCGACCGCGCCAACCGCTCCTACCTCTCCCTGTGCTCCGTCGAGGGCGGCATGGAGATCGAGCAGCTCGCCGTCGAGAAGCCGGAAGCGCTGGCTCGCGTCGAGGTCAACCCCCTGACGGGCATCGACAAGGACAAGGCTGTCGAGATCGCTCGCGCGGCGAACTTCCCCGAAGACCTCGTCGAGAAGGTCTCCGACGTCTTCGTGAAGCTGTACGAGGTCTACAAGGGTGAGGACGCGACCCTCGTCGAGGTCAACCCTCTGGTGCGCACCGAAGACGGCGACATCATCGCGCTGGACGGCAAGGTCACGCTCGACGAGAACGCGTCGGAGATCCGTCACCCCGAGCACGAAGCGCTCGAGGACAAGGATGCTGCCGATCCGCTCGAGGCGAAGGCCAAGGCAAGCGGCCTGAACTACGTGAAGCTCGACGGTCAGGTCGGCATCATCGGGAACGGCGCAGGTCTGGTCATGTCGACGCTCGACGTGGTCGCCTACGCCGGCGAGGCACACGGCGGCGTGAAGCCCGCCAACTTCCTCGACATCGGCGGCGGCGCCTCGGCCGAGGTCATGGCTGCGGGGCTCGACGTCATCCTCGGCGACCCGCAGGTCAAGAGCGTGTTCGTCAACGTCTTCGGCGGCATCACCGCATGCGACGCCGTGGCGAACGGCATCAAGGGCGCGCTCGAGACGCTGGGTGCCACGGCATCCAAGCCGCTCGTCGTCCGCCTCGACGGCAACCGTGTCGACGAGGGCCGCGCGATCCTCGCCGACTACGCGCACCCGCTGGTCACCCTGGCCGCCACCATGGACGAGGGCGCCGACAAGGCCGCCGAGCTCGCCAACGCCTGA
- the purN gene encoding phosphoribosylglycinamide formyltransferase, giving the protein MLTVAVLISGTGSNLRALLEAARHPDFPARVIVVGADREADGLAHAEEFGIPSFTVPWHEHDSREAWGEELGRQLAVWSPDLVVLSGLMRLLPPALVARYSPRILNTHPAFLPEFPGAHGVRDALAAGVAETGASVIVVDDGVDTGPILAQERVPILPGDTEHSLHDRIKPVERRLLIDTVRAIATGELALSPAS; this is encoded by the coding sequence GTGCTCACGGTCGCCGTTCTCATCTCGGGCACCGGCTCGAATCTTCGCGCCCTCCTCGAGGCCGCTCGTCACCCCGATTTTCCTGCGCGGGTGATCGTCGTCGGCGCCGATCGCGAAGCCGACGGACTCGCCCACGCGGAGGAGTTCGGCATCCCCAGCTTCACCGTCCCCTGGCACGAGCATGACAGCCGGGAGGCCTGGGGTGAGGAACTGGGGCGGCAGCTCGCCGTGTGGAGCCCTGACCTGGTGGTGCTGAGCGGCCTGATGCGGCTGCTGCCTCCGGCTCTCGTGGCCCGGTACTCGCCGCGGATCCTCAACACCCATCCCGCTTTTCTTCCCGAGTTCCCCGGCGCACACGGCGTGCGGGATGCTCTCGCCGCAGGCGTCGCCGAGACCGGTGCCAGCGTGATCGTCGTCGATGACGGCGTCGACACGGGCCCGATCCTCGCTCAGGAGCGGGTCCCGATCCTCCCCGGCGATACCGAGCACAGTCTCCACGACCGCATCAAGCCGGTCGAGCGCCGACTGCTCATCGACACCGTCCGCGCGATCGCGACCGGTGAACTCGCGCTCAGCCCTGCATCCTGA
- a CDS encoding ABC transporter ATP-binding protein yields the protein MSALEVRNLTKDFVVRNGWKRSTLRAANDISFRLEPGKTVAIVGESGSGKSTVARMIAKLEKPTSGEILLDDVSSATAGRALGAYRHQVQMVFQDPFASLNPFHSVEHHLERPLRLHGVTTGARETRERVHELLERVNLTPAEVFAAKKPHEMSGGQRQRVAIARALAPGARFLIADEPVSMLDVSIRLSVLNLLARLQREDDLGVLYITHDLATARHFSDEIIVMLRGNIVERGPSDQVILDPQHEYTRLLLAAAPDPRGQGKLRDEVRREVATGGKRRGRAPDAVR from the coding sequence ATGAGCGCCCTGGAAGTCCGCAACCTCACCAAGGACTTCGTGGTCCGAAACGGATGGAAGCGCTCCACGCTGCGCGCGGCCAACGACATCAGCTTCCGCCTCGAGCCCGGCAAGACGGTGGCGATCGTCGGCGAATCCGGCTCCGGCAAATCCACCGTCGCACGAATGATCGCGAAGCTGGAGAAGCCGACGTCCGGCGAGATCCTGCTCGACGATGTCTCCAGCGCGACGGCGGGGCGGGCACTGGGCGCGTACCGGCACCAGGTGCAGATGGTGTTCCAGGATCCGTTCGCCTCCCTGAACCCTTTTCACAGCGTCGAGCACCATCTCGAACGACCTCTCCGACTCCACGGCGTCACCACCGGCGCGCGAGAGACCAGGGAACGGGTGCACGAGCTTCTCGAGCGCGTGAACCTCACTCCTGCCGAGGTGTTCGCCGCAAAGAAGCCGCACGAGATGTCCGGAGGACAGCGACAACGCGTCGCGATCGCCCGGGCGCTCGCTCCGGGGGCGCGATTCCTGATCGCGGACGAACCGGTCTCGATGCTGGACGTCTCGATCAGGTTGTCGGTGCTCAATCTTCTCGCTCGCCTGCAGCGCGAGGACGACCTCGGCGTGCTCTACATCACCCACGATCTCGCGACCGCACGTCACTTCAGCGACGAGATCATCGTGATGCTCCGCGGCAACATCGTCGAGCGGGGACCGTCCGACCAGGTCATCCTGGACCCGCAGCACGAGTACACGCGTCTCCTCCTCGCTGCCGCCCCGGATCCTCGCGGTCAGGGAAAGCTGCGCGACGAGGTGCGCCGCGAAGTCGCGACGGGTGGAAAGCGACGGGGGCGAGCCCCGGACGCCGTCAGGTGA
- a CDS encoding TetR/AcrR family transcriptional regulator: MPRASAIDAAKTARRILDVATAHFAAHGYAAASVDEIARVARVTRGAVYHHYSSKPRLFAAVAVEQQRQVADQIVAATRASDSKSALRDGSHAFLDAITRGAAARVLLVDGPAVLSWEEWRRLDAEGPAAELRTGLVEAGTSAARVDALTAALSGAMNELAVWLSERPTDAAARSHAHDALDQLLDAVAPRTS, encoded by the coding sequence ATGCCCCGAGCATCCGCCATCGATGCTGCCAAGACCGCCCGTCGCATCCTCGACGTCGCAACAGCCCATTTCGCCGCGCACGGGTACGCCGCCGCATCTGTGGATGAGATCGCCCGCGTCGCCCGAGTCACCCGCGGGGCTGTCTACCACCACTACTCGTCCAAGCCCCGACTGTTCGCCGCGGTCGCCGTGGAACAACAGCGTCAGGTCGCCGACCAGATCGTGGCCGCCACGCGGGCGAGCGATTCGAAGAGCGCCCTCCGCGACGGCAGCCATGCGTTCCTCGACGCGATCACGCGGGGCGCCGCAGCGCGGGTGCTGCTGGTCGACGGGCCCGCCGTGCTCAGCTGGGAGGAATGGCGGCGTCTCGACGCTGAAGGGCCCGCCGCAGAGCTTCGCACGGGGCTCGTCGAGGCCGGAACGTCTGCCGCACGCGTCGACGCTCTCACCGCCGCCCTGTCCGGGGCGATGAACGAACTCGCTGTGTGGCTCTCCGAACGACCGACGGATGCCGCGGCACGCTCTCACGCCCACGACGCGCTCGACCAGCTCCTGGATGCCGTGGCCCCTCGAACGTCGTGA
- the purH gene encoding bifunctional phosphoribosylaminoimidazolecarboxamide formyltransferase/IMP cyclohydrolase codes for MAGPRHDPSLYRDRDTVPIRRALVSVSDKTDLLLLAGALAGAGVEIVSTGSTAATIRDAGFEVTDVAAVTGVAEMLDGRVKTLHPKVHGGLLADLRLADHERQLAELDIAPFELVVVNLYPFVETVASGALGDDVVEQIDIGGPAMVRAAAKNHANVAIVVSPQSYPAVITSIESGGTSLSQRRELAARAFAHTAAYDTAVAQWFAEGTLTEPGDLPAHLTIQAERLATLRYGENSHQRGAIYTRAGGHGIAQATQLQGKEMSYNNYVDADAALRAAYDMVLPAVAIIKHANPCGIATTAPNALDPIASAHLRAHECDPVSAYGGVIAANGTVTLKMAENLKDIFTEVIVAPSFEPAALEVFKAKKNLRLLQLPEDWQQERMDVRLVSGGLLLQDADRFPDDIVSVAKNWELVSGERPSDEEMTNLIFAWKACRAVKSNAIVLAKGNATVGVGMGQVNRVDSCRLAVERAGERAAGSVAASDAFFPFADGAQVLIDAGVTAIVQPGGSVRDEEVVDAARKAGVTMFFTGERHFFH; via the coding sequence ATGGCCGGCCCCCGCCACGACCCCTCGCTCTACCGCGACCGCGACACCGTGCCGATCCGGCGCGCGCTCGTCTCGGTGAGCGACAAGACCGATCTGCTGTTGCTGGCCGGTGCTCTGGCCGGCGCGGGAGTGGAGATCGTGTCGACGGGGTCGACCGCCGCGACGATCCGCGATGCGGGTTTCGAGGTGACCGATGTCGCCGCCGTCACCGGTGTCGCCGAGATGCTCGACGGTCGTGTGAAGACGCTGCACCCGAAGGTGCACGGCGGTCTGCTGGCCGACCTGCGCCTGGCCGACCATGAGCGCCAACTGGCCGAACTCGACATCGCCCCGTTCGAGCTCGTCGTCGTCAACCTGTATCCGTTCGTCGAGACGGTCGCCTCCGGTGCGCTCGGCGATGACGTGGTCGAGCAGATCGACATCGGCGGTCCCGCGATGGTGCGCGCAGCGGCCAAGAATCATGCGAACGTCGCCATCGTCGTCTCCCCGCAGTCCTACCCGGCCGTGATCACGTCGATCGAGAGCGGAGGCACGTCCCTGTCGCAGCGTCGTGAGCTCGCGGCTCGGGCATTCGCCCACACCGCGGCCTACGACACGGCGGTCGCGCAGTGGTTCGCCGAAGGCACCCTCACCGAGCCCGGCGACCTGCCCGCCCACCTCACCATCCAGGCCGAGCGCCTCGCCACCCTGCGGTACGGCGAGAACTCGCACCAGCGTGGCGCGATCTACACTCGCGCCGGTGGTCACGGCATCGCTCAGGCCACACAGCTGCAGGGCAAGGAGATGTCGTACAACAACTACGTCGACGCGGATGCCGCGCTGCGCGCCGCCTACGACATGGTGCTGCCCGCGGTGGCGATCATCAAGCACGCCAACCCGTGCGGGATCGCGACGACGGCGCCCAATGCGCTCGACCCGATCGCCAGCGCCCACCTGCGCGCACACGAGTGCGACCCGGTGTCGGCCTACGGCGGGGTGATCGCGGCCAACGGGACCGTGACGCTGAAGATGGCCGAGAACCTGAAGGACATCTTCACCGAGGTCATCGTCGCGCCGTCGTTCGAGCCCGCCGCGCTGGAAGTCTTCAAAGCCAAGAAGAACCTGCGTCTGCTGCAGCTCCCCGAGGACTGGCAGCAGGAGCGCATGGACGTGCGCCTCGTATCCGGTGGCCTGCTGCTGCAGGACGCCGACCGCTTCCCGGATGACATCGTGTCCGTCGCGAAGAACTGGGAGCTCGTCTCGGGCGAGCGGCCGTCGGACGAGGAGATGACGAACCTCATCTTCGCGTGGAAGGCCTGCCGTGCAGTCAAGTCGAACGCGATCGTGCTCGCCAAGGGCAACGCCACGGTCGGCGTCGGCATGGGGCAGGTCAACCGGGTGGACTCCTGCCGTCTCGCCGTCGAGCGCGCCGGCGAGCGTGCGGCCGGGTCGGTCGCGGCATCCGACGCCTTCTTCCCGTTCGCCGACGGCGCGCAGGTGCTCATCGACGCCGGTGTCACGGCGATCGTCCAGCCGGGTGGTTCCGTACGTGACGAAGAAGTGGTGGATGCTGCGCGCAAAGCCGGCGTCACTATGTTCTTCACGGGGGAGCGGCACTTCTTCCACTGA
- a CDS encoding TetR/AcrR family transcriptional regulator: MPDFPEPRDAVVAAALELFQAQGFDQTSVEQIAKAAGVSRSTFFRQFGGKEDVVFADHEVLLEQLREFLAAGHDDPWGAVCAASESVFTHFANDPQLARRRYQVVREVPVLREREIITVFRYERLFDDYLRGALPGVAPLDAVGFAALVTAVHNHVLRQLLRGTKKVPLSTLQAALADVRRRYGVAEDAADRAPDDVVVAVFPRSMPAAELTRRLQIELT, translated from the coding sequence ATGCCCGACTTCCCCGAACCGCGCGACGCCGTCGTCGCCGCAGCCCTCGAGCTCTTCCAGGCCCAGGGATTCGATCAGACCTCCGTGGAGCAGATCGCGAAGGCCGCCGGCGTCTCGCGATCGACGTTCTTCCGTCAGTTCGGCGGCAAGGAGGACGTGGTCTTCGCCGACCACGAGGTGCTTCTCGAACAGCTGCGCGAATTCCTCGCCGCGGGACACGACGATCCCTGGGGCGCCGTGTGCGCTGCATCCGAATCCGTGTTCACCCACTTCGCCAACGACCCCCAGCTCGCCCGGCGCCGCTATCAGGTGGTCCGAGAGGTGCCGGTCCTGCGCGAGCGCGAGATCATCACGGTGTTCCGCTACGAGCGCCTGTTCGACGACTATCTGCGCGGCGCTCTCCCCGGCGTCGCCCCGTTGGATGCCGTCGGCTTCGCGGCTCTGGTCACCGCCGTGCACAATCATGTTCTGCGGCAGTTGCTGCGCGGCACGAAGAAAGTGCCGCTGTCGACCCTGCAGGCGGCACTGGCTGATGTCCGCCGCCGATACGGCGTCGCGGAGGATGCTGCCGACCGCGCGCCCGACGACGTCGTGGTCGCCGTGTTCCCGCGGTCGATGCCGGCGGCGGAACTGACCCGCCGACTTCAGATCGAACTCACCTGA
- a CDS encoding ABC transporter ATP-binding protein: MTVSAHTVALPLSSPEHAHYVSGLTPVLTARNVSIEYEVDPPVEAVKNVSLTLHRGEILGLAGESGCGKTTFAYGLNKLLKPPALMREGEVVFHDESGKDIDVVALSGDGLRRFHWDKISMVFQGAMNSLNPVISIRAQLFDVLTTHRPGMTKTEKRERSRELLSLVGVDPDRLDSFAHELSGGMRQRVMIAMALALQPQVMIMDEPTTALDVVVQRGILREVMRLREQFDFAVIFITHDLPLLLEISDRIAVMLRGEIIELDTAEALYESPRHPYTRRLLASFPSLTGERGDFVRTGSPAGEREDA, translated from the coding sequence ATGACCGTCTCGGCACACACTGTCGCCCTCCCGCTGAGCAGCCCGGAGCACGCGCACTACGTCTCCGGACTCACCCCGGTGCTGACCGCTCGGAACGTGTCGATCGAGTACGAGGTCGACCCGCCCGTCGAGGCCGTGAAGAACGTGTCCCTCACGCTGCACCGCGGGGAGATCCTGGGCCTTGCCGGTGAATCGGGCTGTGGGAAGACCACCTTTGCGTACGGCCTGAACAAGCTGCTGAAGCCACCGGCCCTGATGCGCGAGGGCGAGGTCGTCTTCCACGACGAGTCCGGCAAGGACATCGACGTCGTCGCGCTGAGCGGTGACGGGCTGCGGCGCTTCCACTGGGACAAGATCTCGATGGTGTTCCAGGGGGCGATGAACTCGCTGAACCCGGTCATCAGCATTCGTGCGCAGCTGTTCGACGTCCTCACCACGCACCGTCCGGGGATGACGAAGACCGAGAAGCGCGAGCGCAGCCGCGAGCTGTTGAGCCTCGTCGGGGTCGACCCGGACAGGCTGGACAGCTTCGCGCACGAACTCTCCGGCGGGATGCGGCAGCGGGTGATGATCGCCATGGCCCTCGCGCTGCAGCCGCAGGTGATGATCATGGACGAACCGACGACGGCCCTGGACGTCGTGGTGCAGCGCGGCATCCTGCGCGAGGTGATGCGGCTGCGGGAGCAGTTCGACTTCGCCGTGATCTTCATCACCCACGACCTTCCGCTCCTTCTGGAGATCAGCGACCGGATCGCTGTCATGCTCCGTGGCGAGATCATCGAATTGGACACCGCCGAAGCGTTGTACGAGTCGCCTCGGCATCCGTACACGCGACGCCTGCTCGCCTCGTTCCCCAGCCTCACCGGGGAGCGCGGCGACTTCGTCCGAACCGGAAGCCCGGCAGGGGAGAGGGAAGACGCATGA